A region of Vitis riparia cultivar Riparia Gloire de Montpellier isolate 1030 chromosome 12, EGFV_Vit.rip_1.0, whole genome shotgun sequence DNA encodes the following proteins:
- the LOC117926842 gene encoding transmembrane 9 superfamily member 1-like gives MASAVGSAALSLLALYLALLLLVSPASASDYDHKYQQNEPVTLWVNKVGPYNNPQETYNYYSLPFCRPPGKAVHKWIGLGELLGGNELIESQIDIKFQKNVDKGVICQLELDEAKVKQFKDAIENNYWLEFFVDDLPLWGYVGELHPDKNSDNKHVLFTHKNISITYNKNQIIYVNLSQENPKPMEAGRTLDMTYSVKWIPTTVTFARRFDVYLDYPFFEHQIHWFSIFNSFMMVIFLTGLVSMILMRTLRNDYAKYAREDDDLETLERDVSEESGWKLVHGDVFRPPPNLVLLSAVVGTGAQLALLVLLVILLAIVAMLYIGRGAIVTTFIVCYALTSFISGYVSGGMYSRNGVRICVPSFSPEFFHFLSKATYMADALVREAFLSASLQVLFDRLASSEVLNFVGV, from the exons ATGGCCTCCGCCGTCGGATCCGCCGCCCTTTCCCTCCTTGCTCTGTACCTCGCCCTCCTTCTCCTCGTCTCGCCGGCCTCCGCCTCCGACTATGATCACAAG TATCAGCAGAATGAACCGGTTACCCTTTGGGTAAATAAGGTTGGACCTTACAATAATCCACAAGAAACGTACAATTATTATAGTCTTCCATTTTGTCGTCCTCCTGGCAAAGCTGTTCACAAATGGATTGGCCTTGGTGAGCTCCTGGGCGGAAATGAGCTTATTGAAAGCCAGATTGATATAAAGTTTCAAA AAAATGTGGACAAGGGTGTGATATGTCAACTTGAACTTGATGAAGCAAAGGTCAAACAGTTCAAGGATGCTATTGAGAATAATTATTGGTTGGAATTCTTCGTGG ATGATCTGCCTTTGTGGG GTTATGTTGGTGAGCTGCATCCTGATAAAAACAGTGATAACAAGCACGTGCTTTTCACACATAAGAATATCAGCATTACATACAACAAAAATCAG ATTATTTATGTTAATCTTTCTCAAGAGAACCCAAAACCGATGGAAGCAGGAAGAACATTAGACATGACATATTCTGTTAAATGGATTCCTACTACTGTCACTTTTGCTCGTCGTTTTGATGTTTATCTGGATTACCCTTTCTTTGAACACCAG ATTCATTGGTTCTccatttttaattctttcatgATGGTTATCTTCCTCACTGGTTTGGTGTCAATGATCTTAATGCGAACCCTTAGAAATGACTATGCTAAATATGCTCGGGAAGATGATGATCTGGAGACTCTG GAAAGAGATGTGAGTGAAGAGTCTGGCTGGAAGCTTGTTCATGGGGATGTTTTCCGGCCTCCTCCCAATTTAGTTCTACTTTCAGCTGTTGTTGGCACAGGTGCTCAGCTAGCGTTGCTTGTTCTCCTTGTCATCTTATTGGCAATTGTTGCAATGTTGTATATCGG GAGAGGAGCAATTGTCACAACTTTTATAGTATGTTATGCTCTGACATCATTCATTTCGGGTTATGTGAGTGGCGGGATGTACTCACGCAATGGTG TTCGCATCTGCGTACCTTCATTTTCCCCTGAATTCTTTCACTTCCTTTCCAAGGCAACATACATGGCTGATGCTTTAGTTAGAGAAGCTTTTCTCTCGGCTTCCCTCCAAGTTCTTTTCGATAGGTTGGCTTCTTCAGAGGTCCTCAACTTCGTAGGTGTTTAA
- the LOC117926664 gene encoding putative disease resistance RPP13-like protein 1, with amino-acid sequence MALALVGGAFLSASLQVLFDRLASSEVLNFIRGQKLSDSLLSKLRIKLLIVDAVLNHAEVKQFTDPAVKEWLLHVKGTLYDAEDLLDEIATEALRCKMEADDHSQTGSAKVWNSISTWVKAPLANYRSSIESRVKEMIGKLEVLEKAIDKLGLKPGDGEKLPPRSPSTSLVDESCVFGRNEIKEEMMTRLLSDNVSTNKIDVISVVGMGGAGKTTLAQLLYNDAKVEELFDLKAWVCVSEEFLLVRVTKLILEGIGCATPSDMQTDNLDLLQLKLKGSLGDKKFLLVLDDVWEKGCSEWHRLRIPLLAAGKGSKVVVTTRSTKVAEVMQAVHPHYSLGELSADGCWSLFTKLAFENGDSTAFPQLASIGRKIVAKCQGLPLAVKALGSLLHSKVDKREWEKILESEIWGWQNLEILPSLILSYHDLPLHLKRCFAYCSIFPKDHEFNREKLILLWMAEGFLRDSQSNERMEEVGDLYFHELLSKSFFHRSATNESCFVMHDLIHDLAQYISGEFCVRLEDDKVQKITEKAHHLFHVKSAQSTVFKKFESLTEVKCLPTFGELDTMQLCFYALSKRVLHDILPKMRSLRVLSLRYYNIEDLPDSIGKLIYLRYLDLSYTLIKRLPDSVCYLYNLQTMILLGCNELKELPSRIGKLINLRHLNFSYHKLSEMPSHVGQLKSLQQLTKFIVGQKSGLRICELGELSDIRGTLDISNMENVACAKDALQANMKDKKHLDKLALNWSDEIADGVVQSGVIDHVLNNLQPHPNLKRFKITNYPGIIFPDWLGDPSFSNLLRLKLWDCENCSSLPPLGLLPSLQHLCISGMPGIERVGSEFYRGASSSNTIKTYFRSLQTLRFECMYKWEKWLRCGCRPGEFPRLQELYIIDCPKLTGKLPKQLRCLKKLEIDGCPQLLVASLKVPAISELRMRNFGKLRLKRPASGFTALQTSHIQISDVSPLKQLPFGPHHKLTITECDAVESLVENRILQTNLCYLKFLRCCFSRSLEKCDLSSTLQSLNISGCNKVEFLLPELLRCHLPFLQTLRIYSCTCESLSLSFSLAVFPSLTHLQIENLEGLEFLTISISEGDPASLNYLAIEGCPNLVYIELPALDSACYKISECLKLKLLAHTPSSLRKLELGDCPELLFRGLPSNLCELKIRNCNKLTPEVDWGLQRMASLTHLEIVGGCEDVESFPKDCLLPSGLTSLQIIKFPKLKSLDSKGLQRLTSLTTLYIGACPELQFFAEEWFQHFSSLVELNISGCDKLQSLTGSVFQHLTSLQRLHIRKCPEFQFLSGLQHLTSLQRLHIRMCPGFQFLSGLQHLTSLIELQILGCSGLQSLTELGLQSLASLKLLDVSDFPQLQSLTQAGLQHLTSLETLSIQDCPKLQYLTKERLPDSLCCLTVKNCPLLEQRCQFEKGQEWCYIAHIPQVQINGVLM; translated from the coding sequence ATGGCCCTGGCGTTAGTTGGAGGAGCTTTTCTCTCCGCTTCTCTCCAAGTTCTTTTCGACAGGTTGGCTTCTTCTGAGGTCCTCAACTTCATCAGGGGACAGAAGCTCAGTGATTCACTCCTCAGCAAGTTGAGGATCAAATTGCTGATTGTGGATGCAGTGCTCAACCATGCTGAGGTTAAGCAATTCACGGACCCAGCAGTCAAAGAGTGGCTCCTGCATGTTAAGGGTACTCTGTATGATGCGGAAGACCTACTGGACGAGATTGCTACTGAAGCTCTGCGATGCAAGATGGAAGCTGATGATCACTCCCAGACTGGCTCAGCTAAGGTATGGAACAGCATCTCTACGTGGGTGAAGGCCCCACTTGCTAATTATCGAAGCAGCATAGAGTCCAGGGTAAAGGAGATGATTGGCAAACTGGAAGTTCTTGAAAAAGCAATAGATAAACTTGGGCTGAAACCAGGCGATGGTGAGAAACTGCCACCAAGATCACCCTCGACTTCTCTGGTCGATGAATCTTGTGTGTTCGGCAGGAATGAAATCAAAGAGGAGATGATGACAAGGTTGTTGTCTGATAATGTAAGCACCAACAAGATAGATGTGATCTCCGTAGTCGGCATGGGCGGCGCAGGCAAGACCACACTGGCTCAGCTTCTGTATAACGACGCCAAAGTGGAGGAACTCTTTGACTTGAAAGCATGGGTTTGTGTTTCGGAGGAGTTTCTTCTTGTCAGGGTAACCAAATTAATTCTTGAGGGAATCGGATGTGCAACCCCTTCTGATATGCAAACAGACAACCTAGATTTGCTTCAGCTTAAACTGAAAGGGAGTCTTGGTGACAAGAAATTTCTACTCGTTCTCGACGATGTTTGGGAGAAAGGTTGTAGCGAATGGCATCGGCTACGAATTCCGCTCCTAGCTGCTGGGAAAGGAAGCAAGGTTGTTGTGACTACTCGCAGTACAAAAGTTGCAGAAGTCATGCAGGCAGTTCATCCTCATTATTCTCTGGGAGAGTTATCCGCTGATGGTTGTTGGTCCTTATTTACAAAACTTGCATTTGAAAATGGAGACTCCACGGCATTTCCTCAGCTAGCATCAATAGGCAGAAAGATTGTGGCCAAGTGCCAAGGATTACCTTTAGCGGTAAAAGCACTGGGGAGTCTTTTGCATTCTAAAGTTGACAAAAGGGAATGggaaaaaattttggaaagtgaAATATGGGGCTGGCAAAATCTTGAAATTCTTCCATCGTTGATACTGAGTTACCATGATCTCCCATTGCATCTCAAGCGTTGTTTTGCCTATTGTTCCATTTTTCCCAAGGATCATGAATTCAATAGAGAGAAGCTGATTTTACTATGGATGGCAGAAGGATTTCTACGAGATTCACAAAGCAATGAAAGAATGGAAGAGGTAGGTGACCTTTATTTTCATGAACTTCTCTCTAAGTCATTTTTCCACAGATCTGCTACCAATGAATCATGCTTTGTCATGCATGATCTCATACATGACTTGGCTCAATATATATCCGGAGAATTTTGTGTTCGGTTGGAAGATGATAAAGTGCAAAAAATTACTGAGAAGGCTCATCATTTGTTTCATGTCAAAAGTGCTCAATCGACCGTATTTAAGAAGTTTGAAAGCCTTACAGAAGTGAAGTGTCTTCCAACATTCGGAGAGTTGGATACAATGCAACTCTGTTTCTATGCATTAAGTAAAAGAGTTTTGCATGATATATTACCGAAAATGAGATCCTTACGAGTGTTGTCATTACGGTATTACAACATTGAAGATTTACCTGATTCAATTggcaaattaatatatttgcgTTATTTGGATCTCTCTTATACACTGATTAAAAGATTACCTGATTCTGTGTGTTATTTGTACAATTTACAAACGATGATATTATTGGGTTGTAATGAACTCAAAGAATTGCCATCAAGAATCGGGAAATTGATTAATTTGCGTCATCTTAATTTCTCTTATCATAAATTGAGTGAAATGCCAAGTCACGTTGGTCAATTAAAAAGTTTACAACAATTGACCAAATTTATTGTGGGGCAAAAAAGTGGATTAAGAATTTGTGAATTGGGAGAGCTTTCAGATATCAGGGGAACACTTGACATCTCTAACATGGAGAATGTGGCATGTGCTAAGGATGCATTGCAGGCGAATATGAAGGATAAGAAACACCTTGATAAACTAGCCTTGAATTGGAGTGACGAAATTGCTGATGGTGTTGTACAAAGTGGCGTAATCGATCATGTACTCAACAACTTACAACCTCATCCAAATTTAAAACGGTTCAAAATCACAAACTATCCTGGCATAATATTTCCAGATTGGTTAGGAGATCCTTCATTCTCCAATCTTTTGCGGCTAAAGCTTTGGGATTGTGAAAATTGCTCATCATTGCCACCACTTGGGCTGCTACCCTCTCTTCAACATTTATGTATCTCAGGAATGCCTGGAATTGAGAGGGTGGGCAGTGAGTTTTATAGGGGTGCTTCCTCCTCCAATACAATTAAAACCTACTTCCGATCTCTACAAACTCTAAGATTTGAGTGTATGTACAAGTGGGAGAAATGGTTACGTTGTGGATGCAGACCTGGAGAATTCCCTCGTCTCCAGGAGCTTTATATAATCGATTGTCCTAAACTCACTGGCAAATTACCAAAACAACTTCGATGCTTGAAGAAACTTGAAATTGATGGATGCCCACAGCTGCTTGTGGCTTCGCTCAAAGTTCCTGCCATCAGCGAATTGAGGATGCGGAATTTCGGTAAATTGCGGTTGAAAAGGCCAGCTTCGGGATTCACTGCTCTTCAAACTTCACATATTCAAATTTCAGACGTATCTCCGTTGAAGCAACTACCATTTGGACCACATCACAAGCTCACAATTACAGAATGTGATGCTGTAGAGTCTCTAGTGGAGAACAGAATCCTGCAAACTAATTTgtgttatttaaaattcttgaGATGTTGCTTTTCCAGATCCTTGGAGAAATGTGATTTATCCTCTACATTGCAATCACTAAACATCTCGGGTTGTAACAAAGTAGAGTTTCTCCTACCTGAGCTGCTGAGATGCCACCTCCCATTCCTTCAAACTTTACGGATCTATAGTTGTACCTGTGAGTCTCTCTCATTATCATTCTCATTAGCTGTCTTCCCGAGTTTGACTCATCTCCAAATCGAAAATCTTGAAGGGCTTGAATTCCTCACAATTTCGATTTCAGAGGGGGATCCCGCATCTCTTAATTATTTGGCAATCGAAGGGTGTCCTAATCTTGTGTATATTGAATTACCCGCTCTTGACTCAGCCTGTTATAAGATCAGTGAATGCTTGAAGCTCAAGTTGCTGGCGCACACACCGTCATCCTTGCGCAAATTAGAGTTAGGAGATTGCCCAGAGTTATTGTTCCGTGGTTTGCCCTCCAACCTCTGTGAACTTAAAATTCGGAATTGCAATAAACTCACACCCGAAGTGGACTGGGGTTTGCAAAGAATGGCCTCTCTTACACATCTCGAAATCGTTGGTGGATGCGAAGACGTGGAGTCATTTCCCAAGGACTGCCTACTGCCCTCCGGTCTTACCTCTCTTCAAATTATAAAGTTTCCAAAACTCAAGTCTTTGGACAGCAAGGGCCTTCAACGGCTTACCTCTCTCACAACATTATACATCGGCGCCTGCCCTGAGCTCCAATTTTTTGCAGAAGAGTGGTTTCAACATTTTTCTTCCCTTGTGGAATTAAACATCTCAGGCTGCGATAAGCTCCAGTCCTTGACAGGCTCAGTTTTTCAGCATCTTACCTCTCTTCAAAGATTACACATCCGCAAGTGCCCTGAGTTCCAGTTCCTCTCTGGTCTTCAGCACCTTACCTCTCTTCAAAGATTACACATCCGCATGTGCCCTGGGTTCCAGTTCCTCTCTGGTCTTCAGCACCTTACCTCCCTCATAGAACTACAAATCTTGGGCTGCTCAGGGCTCCAATCCTTGACAGAATTGGGTCTTCAAAGCCTTGCATCTCTCAAACTTTTAGATGTCTCCGACTTCCCCCAGCTCCAATCCTTGACACAAGCGGGTCTTCAACACCTCACCTCTCTTGAAACATTAAGTATCCAAGACTGCCCTAAGCTCCAATACTTGACAAAAGAGAGACTGCCAGACTCCCTCTGCTGTCTTACTGTCAAAAACTGCCCATTGCTAGAACAACGGTGCCAATTTGAGAAAGGCCAAGAATGGTGTTATATAGCTCACATTCCACAAGTACAGATCAATGGTGTACTAATGTAA
- the LOC117926666 gene encoding uncharacterized protein LOC117926666 → MHRISRFACWLFLICRHGGLLFRQPLTGRNLKTSIGIMIIMKKIRWKDELMKIFLFQCLWLNCYCDGFSRYIEGVPVTKGLEDTFLPHHGQEPLIKGLDYNKKIQYIFCYCGRDDLDHSWNHGSLSGLR, encoded by the exons ATGCATAGGATTTCTCGGTTTGCCTGCTGGCTATTTCTCATATGCAGGCATGGGGGGCTGCTTTTTAGACAACCTTTG acaggaagaaatttgaaaacttCTATTGGAATCATGATCATTATGAAGAAAATCAG ATGGAAGGATGAGTTGATGaagatttttttgtttcaatgcTTGTGGCTTAATTGCTATTGTGATGGTTTTTCAAGATATATAGAAG GAGTTCCTGTAACAAAAGGCCTTGAAGACACATTTCTTCCCCACCATGGACAAGAACCACTTATAAAAG GTCTTgactacaataaaaaaattcagtACATTTTCTGCTATTGTGGACGTGACGATTTAGATCACTCATGGAATCATGGATCCCTTTCCGGACTGAGATAA